A genome region from Meriones unguiculatus strain TT.TT164.6M chromosome 19, Bangor_MerUng_6.1, whole genome shotgun sequence includes the following:
- the LOC110563416 gene encoding NUT family member 2-like, whose product MEPGRQAWLLSKPVGVASEASPLGQNMSVNPGASMPTFATLPVLPPAPQPATQLFWEPPAPLVTTGISPRNPLVLSALPGMSLVAEDGSTALSTAVPLNIVQLGTPGRPVHNANIVLTQVPLNCNVPGTQGGSMGRPASLFMATPAANTFINARIASAVQPQEGTWVLGPRPPTTQPVVQLVPVRSPVNSAPPPKGAHGESGPANVQTSSPDNYLSKPDSVYGNFRRWQHIKTLVQRHLSQTPDVAAFSCFLIPVLRSLARRKPTMNVEEGLWRGLQEWQCTSNYDRMIFFEMAEKFTEFESAEEMENSRLEMVRGVQGQVLTTTARQDPPKPPAPEVVEEPVCTSTETVPKTDPAHFPALRRQQLRKNEAAMEIPSEAVQEYMDIMDWLDRLPQSFTGEPEEKEDEEDIGLEQEDDLYTDTGLLSYIDELCSQKHFVEQVEAIINPQFVAEILSPKPEMDIPTLTKELEYEEKLTVDQLLKKHCVALKKKGGERAPLNPGAPQIPASASILTVCQGSETCDNAPQRGCSAQTGSSQMASLDQQCPGATNAEIWGPKLANVLLGSQASPSLVDIGATVIPRGRGTHSQSPGYRCAGSLRGTSGTEEPYEPLGRTIEDKEEFPSLSFLLSSQCRLVPWKLSRHLCPYADLSDSDSIPKPSAKIRGFSSDPSPLAKSKKRAFLGGLAPVAKRPNLGPGHGVSERPLSVLELAHLSQPQKRKHETLGTRKRKRKKRH is encoded by the exons ATGGAGCCTGGCAGACAGGCGTGGCTGCTGTCCAAGCCTGTGGGAGTAGCTTCAGAAG CATCTCCACTGGGACAGAACATGAGCGTCAACCCTGGTGCCTCGATGCCCACATTTGCAACCCTGCCTGTTCTCCCACCTGCCCCCCAACCAGCAACCCAGTTATTTTGGGAGCCCCCGGCACCCCTTGTGACTACAGGCATCTCTCCCAGGAATCCTTTAGTGCTATCTGCCTTGCCTGGGATGTCTTTGGTGGCAGAAGATGGAAGCACTGCCCTGAGTACAGCTGTTCCTCTGAACATTGTACAGCTTGGGACCCCCGGCAGGCCTGTGCACAATGCCAACATTGTCCTCActcaggtgcccctcaactgtaATGTCCCCGGGACCCAAGGTGGCAGCATGGGGCGCCCTGCTTCACTCTTTATGGCAACACCTGCTGCTAACACCTTCATAAATGCCCGAATTGCTTCAGCTGTCCAGCCCCAAGAAGGAACATGGGTCCTGGGACCTCGCCCTCCCACCACACAGCCAGTTGTCCAGCTGGTTCCTGTCAGGTCCCCAGTGAACTCAGCACCACCTCCAAAAGGAGCACATGGAGAGAGTGGCCCAGCCAATGTCCAAACCAGCTCCCCGGACAACTACTTGTCCAAACCAGACAGCGTCTACGGGAACTTCCGTCGCTGGCAGCATATCAAGACACTGGTCCAGAGGCACCTGTCCCAGACTCCTGACGTGGCAGCTTTCTCCTGCTTCCTCAT CCCAGTGCTTCGGTCGCTGGCCCGGAGGAAGCCCACCATGAACGTGGAGGAAGGCCTGTGGAGAGGTCTGCAGGAATGGCAGTGCACAAGCAACTATGACCGGATGATCTTCTTTGAGATGGCGGAAAA GTTCACAGAATTTGAGAGTGCAGAAGAGATGGAGAATTCGAGGCTGGAGATGGTGAGAGGTGTTCAGGGCCAAGTTCTTACAACCACAGCAAGGCAAGATCCTCCAAAGCCCCCAGCTCCTGAGGTGGTTGAGGAACCAG TGTGCACCTCCACGGAGACTGTTCCCAAGACTGACCCTGCCCACTTCCCAGCTCTCAGACGCCAGCAGCTACGGAAGAATGAGGCGGCCATGGAGATTCCATCTGAAGCTGTGCAGGAGTACATGGATATCATGGACTGGCTGGACCGGCTTCCGCAGTCGTTCACAGGAGAGCCCGAGGAaaaggaggacgaggaggacatTGGGCTGGAGCAGGAAGATGACTTGTACACAGACACAGGACTCCTGAGCTACATTGACGAACTCTGCTCCCAGAAACACTTTGTTGAACAA GTGGAGGCTATAATAAACCCCCAGTTTGTGGCAGAAATCCTATCTCCCAAACCAGAGATGGACATACCAACTCTAACCAAAGAGCTGGAGTATGAGGAAAAACTCACTGTTGACCAG CTGCTGAAGAAGCACTGTGTGGCTTTGAAGAAGAAGGGAGGCGAGAGAGCACCTCTGAACCCCGGTGCCCCCCAGATACCTGCCAGTGCTTCCATATTGACTGTCTGCCAAGGTTCAGAGACATGTGACAATGCTCCCCAAAGAGGATGCAGTGCACAGACTGGCTCCTCACAAATGGCTTCCTTAGACCAGCAGTGTCCTGGAGCCACCAATGCAGAAATATGGGGCCCTAAGCTTGCCAATGTCCTCCTAGGTAGTCAAGCTTCGCCCTCACTGGTAGACATTGGAGCCACTGTTATTCCCCGTGGCAGAGGAACCCATTCCCAAAGCCCGGGATACAGATGTGCAGGGAGCCTCAGAGGCACTTCTGGTACTGAGGAGCCCTACGAGCCACTGGGCAGAACCATTGAGGACAAGGAGGAGTTTCCCAGCCTGTCCTTCCTCCTGTCTTCCCAGTGTAGGCTGGTGCCATGGAAACTATCTCGCCACTTGTGCCCCTATGCAGATCTCTCTGACTCTGATAGTATCCCCAAACCATCTGCAAAAATAAGGGGCTTCAGTTCTGATCCATCTCCATTAGCCAAGTCTAAGAAGCGAGCCTTCCTTGGAGGCTTGGCCCCTGTGGCTAAGAGGCCTAACCTGGGGCCGGGTCATGGGGTCTCTGAAAGGCCACTTTCAGTTCTGGAGCTGGCTCATCTCTCGCAGCCTCAGAAGAGGAAGCATGAGACACTAGGTACacggaagaggaagaggaagaagaggcatTGA